The genomic interval TGCGAATGCCATATTCTCAGTAAAACAGGTTTGCGATGATATAAAGGAGAAATCAAATTCTATTGAAAACTGCTGTCAAGATATTAGATCTAACTCTGACAGCCTTCTTAGGGAAGCCTTAGCCACTAAAGAATTGAATCATACCATTATTCAAAAAATAGAAAATAGCATAAGCTCAAATGCTACGAAGGCAGAAGAATTACAGCAAACCATAAAGGCATCTGTCGATGACATTGTTCACCAATCAAACATTAACAGATGGATAATCATAGCAGGCATTATAATACTGGCGGCATTGCAATTCATTGCAAAATAAGCACAAAATAAGTTTTCACAAGCCTTGTGGGATGCGTATATATTAGGAATAGACGATATTTGAGTATCTTTGCAACATGTAAATGACAGATGCGTATGAAGAATTATTTGATAAGCCACTAGTGTCCGGTTAAATTTTTCCGAACGTTAATTAAATGTTTAAATTTCAATGAGATACAGCGATTTAAAAATTTTCCGATTTGATTTTTTATCTTTGTACTGTCTCATATATAAGATAGCACAGGATATGAATGCCGGAAATACTGTATTCTCGCAACTGATGTCTCTCATCCCTGACTACGAGCTCAGGAAATGTATTGACAGATATAGAGGGGATTTTCATGCAAGACGATTCACTTGCCGTGACCAGTTCCTTGTCATGAGTTATGCTCAGCTGACCAGCAGCGCAAGCCTTCGTAGCATAGAGGCTCAGTTGACTGCTTTCAACTCCAAGTTGTATCATGCCGGTCTGAAGGTGATGCCCAAGTCCACTCTCGCCGACATGAACGAGAAGAAGGACTGGCGTATCTATCAGGACTACGCAATGGTACTTGTCGAGAGGGCTAAAGTCCTGTATAAAGATGAATACTATCGGTTGGGAATTGACAATATGGTGTATGCCTTTGACAGCAGTACCATCAACCTGTGTCTGCATCTCTGTCCATGGGCGAAGTTCCATCATGACAAAGGTGCTTTCAAGATGCACACTTTGATTGATGTAAAGAACAACATACCCAACTTCATCATGCTTACTCCTGGCAATGTGCATGATACTCAGGCTATGGACAGCTTGCCTGTAGAAGCAGGGGCTTACTATCTGATGGATAAAGGCTATGTGGACTTTGACCGTCTGTTCCGTCTCTTCCAACAGCAGAAGGCTTACTTTGTAACCAGAGCAAAGGACAACATGAAATATTCCGTATTCGAGGCAAGAGAGGTTGACAGGCAGACTGGCGTCATCTCTGACGAGTCCATCAGTCTTACTGGTCTCTTTACAGCCAAGAAGTACCCTGATTTGTTGCGTCTGGTCGTCTATGAGGACTTTGCGCAGAACGTAGTGTATCGATTCCTGACGAATGACTTCACCCTTGAAGCAATTACCATTGCGGAACTGTACCGAGAGCGCTGGACTATCGAAACGTTCTTCAAATGGATCAAGCA from Prevotella sp. E13-27 carries:
- a CDS encoding IS4 family transposase, which codes for MNAGNTVFSQLMSLIPDYELRKCIDRYRGDFHARRFTCRDQFLVMSYAQLTSSASLRSIEAQLTAFNSKLYHAGLKVMPKSTLADMNEKKDWRIYQDYAMVLVERAKVLYKDEYYRLGIDNMVYAFDSSTINLCLHLCPWAKFHHDKGAFKMHTLIDVKNNIPNFIMLTPGNVHDTQAMDSLPVEAGAYYLMDKGYVDFDRLFRLFQQQKAYFVTRAKDNMKYSVFEAREVDRQTGVISDESISLTGLFTAKKYPDLLRLVVYEDFAQNVVYRFLTNDFTLEAITIAELYRERWTIETFFKWIKQHLHIKTFYGTSQNAVFTQIWIAICDYLLLIIALKMYHIEQNLYIFSNVIGQVLFERTPLNELFDKPIINQNPEDDRQLSLW